From a region of the Gossypium raimondii isolate GPD5lz chromosome 10, ASM2569854v1, whole genome shotgun sequence genome:
- the LOC105777237 gene encoding uncharacterized acetyltransferase At3g50280, with translation MPSSSSTFPVTLVSKTMIFPDQKSNLGELKLSVSDLPMLSCHYIQKGCLFTRPSIPINSLISVLKQALSKTLSFFSPLAGRLYTDRNGYIYITCNDAGVEFHHAKGTTLFIRDVISPLDVPWFVKGFFCYDKTVSYQGHYMPIMAVQLTELADGVFIGCSVNHAVTDGTSFWNFFNSFAEICKRISDNCCNQSIEKITRRPDFTRETVLNSPAVLRLPEGGPKVTFNENEPLRERIFSFSKEAIMELKAKANNFQLNAGDFNSAGEIMGKQSNDKYKPIPEISSFQSLSALLWRAVTRGRKLPASKTTTFRMAVNCRHRLSPKLNTLYFGNAIQSIPTYASAGDVTSRDLRWCAQRLNENVKAHDDETVRRFIKEWEKDPRCFPLGNFDGASMTMGSSPRFPMYDNDFGWGRPLAVRSGGANKFDGKISAFPGREGNGSVDLEVVLAPETMAAIELDGEFMRYVSN, from the coding sequence AtgccttcatcttcttcaactttCCCTGTTACTTTAGTTTCAAAAACCATGATTTTCCCAGACCAAAAATCAAATCTTGGCGAACTTAAGCTTTCAGTTTCGGATCTACCTATGTTGTCTTGTCATTATATTCAGAAAGGTTGTCTTTTTACTCGTCCTTCAATCCCTATTAACTCACTCATTTCGGTTCTGAAACAAGCCCTTTCTAAAACGCTGTCGTTTTTCTCACCTCTCGCCGGTCGTCTTTATACTGATCGGAATGGGTATATTTATATTACATGCAACGACGCCGGCGTTGAGTTTCACCATGCAAAAGGTACCACTTTGTTCATCAGAGACGTCATTAGTCCACTTGATGTTCCATGGTTTGTGAAAGGCTTCTTTTGTTATGATAAAACAGTGAGTTATCAAGGACATTATATGCCGATCATGGCGGTCCAACTCACTGAGTTGGCTGATGGGGTTTTCATCGGATGTTCGGTTAATCATGCAGTGACTGACGGTACGTCGTTTTGGAATTTCTTCAACAGTTTCGctgaaatttgtaaaagaattagTGATAATTGTTGTAATCAGAGTATTGAAAAGATTACACGGCGACCGGATTTTACAAGGGAAACGGTGTTGAATTCGCCAGCGGTTTTACGATTACCGGAGGGAGGACCCAAAGTTACTTTCAACGAAAACGAACCGTTACGTGAAAGAATTTTCAGTTTCAGTAAAGAAGCAATAATGGAACTTAAAGCTAAAGCTAACAACTTTCAACTCAACGCCGGCGATTTCAACTCCGCCGGTGAAATTATGGGGAAACAAAGTAACGACAAATATAAACCCATACCGGAGATTTCATCTTTTCAGTCACTTTCCGCTCTACTCTGGCGAGCCGTCACGCGTGGGAGGAAGTTACCGGCTTCCAAAACGACGACGTTTCGCATGGCGGTGAATTGTCGTCACCGATTAAGCCCAAAGCTTAATACATTATACTTTGGTAACGCTATTCAAAGCATCCCAACATACGCGTCAGCAGGTGACGTCACGTCACGTGATCTACGCTGGTGTGCGCAGCGATTGAATGAGAACGTGAAGGCCCATGACGACGAAACGGTGCGTCGTTTTATTAAAGAATGGGAAAAGGATCCACGGTGTTTCCCGTTAGGGAATTTCGACGGAGCGTCGATGACGATGGGGAGTTCACCGAGGTTTCCGATGTATGACAATGATTTTGGGTGGGGACGGCCGTTGGCGGTTAGGAGTGGCGGAGCTAATAAATTTGATGGGAAGATCTCCGCCTTTCCGGGGCGGGAAGGGAACGGTAGCGTTGATTTAGAGGTTGTTTTGGCGCCGGAAACTATGGCAGCTATTGAATTGGACGGTGAATTTATGCGATATGTGTCGAATTAA
- the LOC105777238 gene encoding uncharacterized acetyltransferase At3g50280-like, producing the protein MPSSPLILLSKTMIFPDQKSNLEDLKLSVSDLPMLSCHYIQKGCLFTRPSIPINSLISLLKQSLSKTLSFFPPLAGRFYTDPNGYIYITCNDAGVEFHHAKCDTKFIRDVIGPVHVPELVKEFFTFDKTVSYRGHYKPIMAVQFTELADGVFIGCSVNHAVTDGTSFWNFFNTFAEICRKVSNNNNQSVEKISRRPDFSRESVLISSAVLRVPEGGPKVTFNENEPLRERIFSFSREAIMELKAKVNNKNDAFQLTAGDFNFNAVEIMGKQSNDKYLPGIFENFFKCAAVSTTPEISSFQSLSALLWRAVTRARKLPASKTTTFRMAVNCRHRLNPKMDPLYFGNAIQSIPTYASAGDVTSRDIRWCAEQLNESVKAHDDETVRRFICNWEKDPRCFPLGNFDGASMTMGSSPRFPMYDNDFGWGRPLAVRSGGANKFDGKISAFPGREGNGSVDLEVVLAPETMAGIESDREFMQYVTV; encoded by the coding sequence atGCCTTCTTCTCCGTTGATTCTTCTCTCAAAAACCATGATTTTCCCAGACCAAAAATCAAACCTTGAAGACCTCAAGCTTTCAGTTTCCGATCTTCCTATGCTATCTTGCCATTACATTCAAAAAGGTTGCCTCTTTACTCGCCCTTCAATCCCCATTAATTCACTGATTTCCCTTCTCAAACAATCCTTGTCCAAGACGCTGTCGTTTTTCCCTCCTCTCGCCGGCCGTTTTTACACAGACCCAAATGGTTACATTTACATTACTTGTAACGACGCCGGCGTTGAATTCCACCATGCCAAATGTGACACCAAGTTCATCCGTGACGTCATCGGTCCGGTTCATGTACCGGAGTTGGTTAAAGAGTTTTTCACCTTTGATAAAACGGTGAGTTATCGAGGACATTATAAACCGATCATGGCGGTCCAGTTCACTGAGTTAGCTGATGGGGTTTTTATTGGGTGCTCAGTTAACCATGCGGTGACTGACGGTACGTCGTTTTGGAACTTTTTCAATACTTTTGCTGAAATTTGCCGGAAAGTtagtaataacaataatcaGAGCGTTGAAAAAATTTCCCGGCGGCCGGATTTTTCACGGGAATCGGTTTTGATTTCGTCTGCGGTTTTGCGAGTACCGGAAGGAGGACCCAAGGTTACTTTTAACGAAAACGAGCCATTACGTGAGAGAATTTTCAGTTTTAGCAGAGAAGCTATAATGGAACTTAAAGCTAAAGTTAACAACAAAAACGATGCGTTTCAACTCACCGCCGGCGATTTCAACTTCAACGCCGTTGAAATTATGGGGAAACAAAGTAACGACAAGTATTTACCGGGAATTTTCGAAAATTTTTTCAAATGCGCCGCCGTTTCAACAACGCCGGAGATTTCATCGTTTCAATCACTCTCAGCTCTTCTATGGCGAGCAGTCACACGAGCAAGGAAACTTCCGGCTAGCAAAACGACGACGTTTAGAATGGCGGTGAATTGCCGTCACAGGTTGAACCCAAAAATGGATCCTTTATATTTCGGAAACGCAATTCAAAGCATTCCGACTTACGCATCGGCCGGTGACGTCACGTCACGTGACATACGGTGGTGCGCCGAGCAATTGAACGAAAGCGTGAAAGCTCATGACGACGAGACAGTTCGTCGTTTTATTTGTAATTGGGAAAAGGATCCACGGTGTTTTCCGTTGGGAAATTTCGATGGTGCTTCGATGACGATGGGGAGTTCACCGAGGTTTCCGATGTACGACAATGATTTTGGATGGGGTCGGCCGTTGGCAGTTAGGAGTGGCGGAGCTAATAAATTTGATGGGAAGATCTCCGCCTTTCCAGGGCGGGAAGGGAACGGTAGCGTTGATTTAGAGGTGGTTTTGGCGCCAGAAACGATGGCCGGGATCGAGTCGGATCGCGAGTTCATGCAATATGTAACCGTTTAA